In the genome of Tsukamurella paurometabola DSM 20162, the window AGACCGGTCACCAGCAGCACGTCCATGGGTCCGTCGCTGCGATGCTCCCCGACGGTCCGCTCTCCGGTGTCGGTGTCCTGGTGCCCGGTTGGGCGCACGGTCGTCTCTCCTCATCGCGCGGCGGAATCGTTCGGATTCAGAGTAGCCACCGATGCGCCCGGACGGGAGGTGTCCGAGGTCGGGAGGGCCGTGGACGCCCGACTCCGGCGAGTTAGAGTCGGACAGTGCGTGTTCTTCGGCCACTCCTGCGCCTCGGACTCGGCACGGCGATGGCAGTGACCGCGGCACCGTGGGCAACTGCGGATACCGCCGCCGGGCTCTCCCCTGGCCTCGCGCGTGCCTATGCGGCCGCCCTCCACAGCGCGAGCACCGCAGGTGTGCCGTTGTCCATCACATCGGGCAAACGAACCTGGGCGCAGCAGCAGTGGCTATGGCTGGACGGCCTCGACCGATACGGCTCACCCGAGGCCGCGCGACGCTGGGTGCTACCACCCGGCGAGTCCACTCACGTGACCGGCGATGCCGTCGACGTCGGGCCGTATGAGGGCGCGGTGTGGTTGCAGGACAACGGGTATCGTTGGGGATTGTGCCGCACGTTCGGCAACGAGTGGTGGCACTTCGAGCTCGCGACCACACCCGGTCACGCATGTCCGCCGACGGTGCCGGACGCGTCGCTGCGCTGATCGGAAAGCCTTCGCCGGTCTCGCGGCGATGCTAGGTTGACCAGCATCGTCGAGCGCCTGGAGGCTCCCCATGACCGGTCCGCATCCCCGCCTGAAGTCCGCCGCTGCGGCCGTTTTCGTCGTCCCGCTCGTGCTCGCCGGATGTGGCACGTCCGGCTCCGGCGGCGCACCGTCGTCGACCGCGGCGGTGGCGGCCGAGGGATGTGCCGCGACCGGCGCGCAGGGCACCATGTTCACACCGTCGGCGACCGCGTCGCCCACCGGTCCCAAGGACATCAGCACCACACCGGAGGGAGCGTCGGGATACCGGTCCGGCCTGCCCGTGACCTATACCAAGGACTATTCGGTGGCCACCGCGAATCCGATCGCCACCCGTGCGGCCTGCGAGGTACTCGCCGCAGGAGGCACGGCCGCCGACGCCCTGGTGACCGCGCAGACTGTTCTCGGGCTCGTGGAGCCTCAGTCCTCGGGCATCGCGGGCGGAGCCTTCTTGCTCTACTACGACGCGAAGCAGAAAAAGATCCAGGCCTACGACGGCCGCGAGACCGCGCCGTCGAGCGCCGATCAGAACTACCTGCGGTGGGTGTCTCCCGACGACCAGAGCGCACCAAAACCGGACGCCCGCTCCTCCGGCCGGGCGATCGGCGTGCCCGGTGCACTCCGGCTCCTCGAGGCCGTCCAGGGCGAACACGGCCAGAAGTCGTGGCGCGAACTGTTCGACCCCGCGGTGCGGATCGCCGACGACGGCTTCGACATCAGTGACCGCTTGGCGGGCGCGATCGCCGACGAGGCGAAGAACTTCGCGAACGACGCTGATCTGCGGGGCTACTTGCTCGAGCCCGACGGGGCGCCGAAGAAGGCGGGAACCAAGCTGGTCAATCCCGCGTACGCGAAGACGCTCGGCGCCGTCGCCTCGGAGGGCGCGAAGGCCTTCTACACGGGTGCAATCGCTGCGTCCATCGTCGATTCGGTGCGCGATACCACTGGCGGGCGCACCGCCGGAACGATGACCCTGGAGGATCTCGCGAACTACCAGGTGCAGGTCCGCGAAGCGGTGTGCACCCCGTACCGCGACCGCGAGCTGTGCGGTATGCCGGCGCCGTCGTCGGGCGGGATCACGGTGGCGCAGGCGCTCGGCATCCTCAACTCGTTCGACCTGACCGACCTGGGGCCGGCGGCCCAGCGCGGCTCCGACCCCGGGCCCGACGGCGGGGTGCCCACCGCGAAGGCGATTCACCTGATCTCCGAGGCCGAGCGGCTGGCCTACGCCGACCGCGACAAGTACATCGCCGACCCCGCATTCGTCCCACTCCCAGGCGGATCACCGGCGGCCATGGTCGATCCGGCGTACCTGCAGGGCCGCGCGAAGCTGATCGATCCGAACAAGTCGATGGGGACTGCCAGGGCCGGTGATCTGCCGACGGCAACGCCCGGCGTCACCACCACACCCGAGCACGGGACCAGTCACATCACGGTGCTCGACAAGTACGGGAACGTGGCCTCGATGACGACGACCATCGAGTCGGCGTTCGGTTCGTACCACATGACGAACGGCTTCCTGCTGAACAATCAGCTCACCGACTTCTCCGCGGAGCCGGTCGATTCCACCGGCGCCCCGGTGGCCAACCGGGTGGAGGCGAACAAGCGCCCGCGCAGCTCGATGTCACCGACCCTCCTGTTCGCGCGCGGTTCAGACGGCCGGCGCGGCGAGGTGCTCGGCGCCCTCGGCTCCCCCGGCGGTGCGGTGATCATTCAGTACGTGATCAAGACGATCATCGGGCTCACGGATTGGAAGCTCAACCCGCAACAGGCGGTGTCCATGGCGAACTTCGGGGCGGCGAATTCGCCGAAGACGAACCTGGGCACCGAGCATCCGGCGGTGTCGAGCGCGGAGGGAGCGAAGGTCGCCGACGAGCTTCGGGCACTCGGTCATCAGCTCAATATGGTGCCGCAGGTGTCCGGTCTGTCGGCCATCGTCAAGCAGGACGGGGTCTACGCGGGCGGTGTCGACCCGCGTCGCGAAGGAATCGTTCTCGGCGGAGGCTAACGACCCGCTCCACACGACGATGTGCGCTACCGTCGATCCATGGGGGCGAAGTGCATGTTCGTGGTGGCGTCGAGCGGCGACCCGTCGAGTCGGCTGCGCGACCTACCCGCGATCGACGTGGCCGCCTCGAACTCCCTCGCGACGGCGATCCTCGGCACGCGTACCTGGGGCAGGAAGCGGCGCGCCTACCGCACCGGCAACCTCGCCGAGGATGCGAATCCGCACGACGAGACCGGAATCGGCGTCTTCGGCGAGCTGGTGATCGTGAGCGGCGACGAGACCGCATCCTGGATCGAACAGGACGTTCCCGCGTGGGGCGGCGCATTGTTGGAAGCCGGAGACGTCGACGCGTTCGTCTTGCACTCCGTTGTGACCATGGGCGGTTTCGCGTTCTGGCGCAACAGCACCCCGATCCGGGCCTTCGCCGGCGCGGAGGGCGAGGCGATCATCGATCAGGGTTCGCGGCTCCCGTTCGAGCGGGATCTCGATGTTGCCGAGCACGGCTACGAATGGATCGCCGAGAACGCCCTCCTGGACCGGTTGGGCTTCAGCTACGAAGGGCCGCCCTCCACCGACGGCTTCGACCCGGCGACCGTACCGCTGCTGATGTACCGGTGACGCTGGTCGCCACCAAGAAGCTCATAAGTCACGGCTCCTAGCGTCGGCGCATGGGAATGAAGTGCACCTTTCTCGTCGCGTCGATGGCTGACCCGGCGACACGGTTGAAAGATCTTCCGCAACTGGATGTCGCGGCATCGGACACACTCGCGACGGAGATCCTGGGCAAGCGAACCTGGGGGCGATCGCGCCGGGCCCACCGTTCCGGGGATCTCGCCTCAGACGTCCACCTCGACGTCGACGAGATCGCGATCGGCGCGTTCGGCGACATCACGATCGTGGCTTATCAGGGGGCTTGCGAATGGATCGAGGGCAACCCGCCGGCGTGGGGGCGCGCGCTGATCGCGGAGCACGAGATCGACGTCTTCGCACTGCAGTCGACGGTGAACATGGGAGCCTTCGCCTTCTGGCGGGACGCCAGACTGACCCGGGCGTACGCGGGCGGCGACGGTGAGGTCTTCGTCGACGACGGTGCGGTGCTGCCCTTCGAGCACGAGGCGGCACCCGACGACGGTGATTTCGGCAGGGTCACCGAGTTGGCCATGCTCGATCGGCTCGGCTATTGGTACGAAGGTCCGCGACCGCCGAATGCGATCGATCCGGCCACCGTCCCCCTTCTGGTGTACCGCTGACCCCTACAGGACCAGCACTGCGATCACTGTCGCCGGCACCGCGAGCACCAGCCCTTCGGCGGCGAATCGCCGAGCGGACACGTGCACCCCGGCGCGGTCGCACCGCTGCCGCCATAGCAGGGTGGCCAACGACGCCCAGAGGGTGACGACGGGTGCCACACCCACACCGATGAGCAGGGCCATCAGCCGCAGCGGTTCGGCGGCTGCCGCGGGTTCGAGGGCGAGGTAGGCGGGCAGATTGTTGACCGCGTTGGCGGTCAGGGCTCCGACGCCGGCGAGCCGCAACAGCTCGCCTGGTTCCGTGCCCGCGCCGGCCACCCCGCGCAATACGGTCTCCAGACCCGCCGCCAGCGCGACCTGCACCGCCGCGAACACCGCCGCGAGGATCAGCACCATGCGCCAGGGCACCTCGATCGACCGCAGGCGGTCCGGCGCACGGATCGCCAGCGCCGCGAGGAGGATCGCTGCCGCGATCACCGCCGCGACGGCCGGTGGCACTCCGAGTGCGAACACCGGTCCCAGCGCGAGGCACACGCCCGCTGCGATGCGGAACAGCACGGGATCGCCGGGCGCGGTACGAGCGGGCGACTCGTATCTTCCCCGCAGCTCTCGTCGGTGCAATAACCAGAGCACCAGCACCGTGACCGCCATCGCGACGAGCGCAGGACGCCAGGACAGCGCCAGGTAGGCGCGTACCCCACCGGACAGGTGGTACACGGCGAGCAGGTTGGTGAGGTTGGACACCGGCAACAGCAGCGATGCCGTGTTCGCAAGCCACACCGTTGTCATGGCGAAAGGCAGCGGTGCAATACCGAGTCGCTTCGCCATCGCCAGCACCACCGGGGTCACGAGCACGGCCGTCGTGTCCAGGCTGAGGGTGATGGTCGCAAGGCACGCGGCAGCGACCACCCATAACCACATCAGCACGACGCGACCGCGGCCCAGCCTTGCGGCCAGCGCACCGGCCGCATCGAAGACTCCCGCGGTCTCGGCGATCTCGGCGACCACGGTGATCGCGAGCAGGAAGATCAGGACCGGCGCGACCTGCGCCACGACCTCGGTGACGTTCACGCGCCGTCGGCGACGCGCAGCGCGTCCAGCACCGTGCGCGCCGTGGTGAGCCCGATCCCGGGTACTTCGACGATCTCCTCCAGGCTCGCGGCGCGGAGCTTGGCGACCGACCCGAAATGACGGATCAAAGCGGCTTTGCGGGTATCACCGAGTCCCGGAATGGAATCGAGGGCACTACTGGTCATCCGTTTCGAACGCTTGGTGCGGTGGAAGCCGATGGCGAACCGGTGCGCCTCATCGCGCACGCGCTGCAACAGGAACAAGGCGTCGGAGCTGCGGGGCAGGATCACCGGATCGTCCTCCCCGGGCACCCACACCTCTTCGAGACGCTTGGCGAGTCCGACCACGGCCACGTCCGTGACGCCGAGGTCGTCGAGCACGGCTTGGGCGGCCGCGGCTTGTGGTGGGCCACCGTCGACCACGTACAGATTCGGCGGGTACGCAAACCGGCGGGGGCGACCGGTCTGCGGGTCGATGGCGGCTTCCGGGGCGAGGTCGCCCCCGTTGTCACTCGCGGCGAGATCTCCCCCGTTGTCACTCGCGGCGACGCCGGCTCCTGAGTCACCGGCCTCCTGGTGTGCATCCGCGCGGTGCCGAAGGAAGCGGCGCCGGGTGACCTCGGCGATCGAGGCCACGTCGTCGCTGTGACCATCGCCCGCGGCCTCCTTGATGGCGTAGTGGCGGTAGTCGGACTTCTTGGCGAGTCCGTCTTCGAAGACGACCAGCGACGCGACGACGTCGGAGCCCTGAATGTGGCTGATGTCCACACACTCGATGCGCAGCGGCGCCTCGTCGAGATCGAGAGCGCCCTGCAGGCCTTGCAGTGCAGCGGAGCGCGCGGTGAGGTCGCCGGATCGCTTCAGCTTGTGCTGGTGCAGCGCCTCGGCGGCATTGCGTTCCACCGTCTCCATCAGCGTGCGCTTGTCGCCGCGTTGCGGAATACGCAGCGAAACCCGCGATCCGCGGAGCTCGCTGAGCCAATCCTGGAGCTCGTCGGCATCGTCCGGCAGCACGGGAACGAGCACCTCGCGCGGCACCGGATTGGCGGCGGTGTCGCCCGATTGCTTGGCCCGCTCGGCCTCTTCGCCGTAGAACTGCGTGAGGAACTGCTCTACGAGCTCTGCGTGCTCGTTCTGTTCTGCGTCGCCCGGCTTCTCGACCACCCAGCCGCGCTGACCGCGGACCCGGCCGCCGCGGACATGGAAGATCTGCACCGCGGCCTCGAGCTCGTCTGCGGAGAAGGCGATGACGTCGGCGTCGGTACCGTCGCCGAGCACCACGGCCTGCTTCTCCACGGCCTTGCGGAGGGCGGATACGTCGTCACGGAGCCGGGCGGCGCGCTCGAAGTCGAGTTCCTCGGACGCAGCCAGCATGTCGTTCTCCAGCTGCTTGATCAGGTTGTCCGTCTTACCCGCGAGGAAGTCGCAGAAGTCGTCGACGATCTGCCGGTGCTCGGCGGCGGTGACCCGCCCGATGCACGGCGCCGAGCACTTGTCGATGTAGCCCAGCAGGCAGGGCCGGCCCATCTGGTTGTGTCGCTTGAACACTCCGGCCGAGCACGTACGGGCGGGGAATACCCGCAACAACAGATCGAGCGTTTCGCGGATGGCCCAGGCGTGGCTGTACGGGCCGAAGTAGCGCACGCCCTTGCGCCGCGGGCCGCGGTAGACGTACAGGCGTGGGTATTCCTCGTTGAGCGTCACGGCCAACATCGGGTAGGTCTTGTCGTCCCGATAGCGGACGTTGAACTGGGGGTCGAATTCCTTGATCCAGTTGTATTCCAGCTGGAGCGCCTCGACCTCGGTGTTGACGACGGTCCACTCCACCGAGGCAGCCGTGGTCACCATCTGATACGTGCGCGGGTGCAGGCCGTAGACATCGGCGAAGTACGAGTTGAGGCGGCTGCGCAGCGACTTGGCCTTGCCCACGTAGATCACGCGGCCATGCTTGTCCCGGAACTTGTACACACCGGGCTGGGTGGGGATCGTCCCCGGTGCGGGACGGTAACTCTGCGGGTCGGCCACCCGTCCAGCGTAGGACGGGTGGCCGACAGGTTCGGTCGCGGGCGGGGTCAGCCGACCGGGACCCAGACCGGTCCGAGCCAGAACCCCCAGTGCTTCTTGTTCGCATCCCAGATCGGCGTGCGCCACGCTCCCTGGTGGAAGACGGGCCCGGGCCGCCAGTCGGGGTTCTGCCCGTTAGCCTGGGGCTTCGCCCGTTGCGGCGCCTGGTTCGGCGCAGGCTTGGGATTCGGCTTCGCGGCGGCCCGATCGGGCTGGTGGGCGTTCGTCGTCGGGCTGCTCGGCTGGTTGGGCGCCGCCGAGGCCAGGCCCGCGCCGAGCGAGCCGGCACCGCCGATCACGGTGACGCCGAGGAGGGTGGAACCGATCATCTTCTGCATTCTGTTCATGCCTTCACCCTCGCCGCCGTTGCTGGGTGTCGGCGGCGAAGGGGCTGAGGATCGGCTGGCGGCCTCAGTCGGTGAGCACGTCGAGATCGCCGTCCGCGTGCTGCGCGCGCAGTACCTTCTTATCGAATTTGCCGACGGAGGTCTTGGGGACCTCGGCGATGAACGACCAGTTGTC includes:
- a CDS encoding M15 family metallopeptidase — translated: MAVTAAPWATADTAAGLSPGLARAYAAALHSASTAGVPLSITSGKRTWAQQQWLWLDGLDRYGSPEAARRWVLPPGESTHVTGDAVDVGPYEGAVWLQDNGYRWGLCRTFGNEWWHFELATTPGHACPPTVPDASLR
- the ggt gene encoding gamma-glutamyltransferase; protein product: MTGPHPRLKSAAAAVFVVPLVLAGCGTSGSGGAPSSTAAVAAEGCAATGAQGTMFTPSATASPTGPKDISTTPEGASGYRSGLPVTYTKDYSVATANPIATRAACEVLAAGGTAADALVTAQTVLGLVEPQSSGIAGGAFLLYYDAKQKKIQAYDGRETAPSSADQNYLRWVSPDDQSAPKPDARSSGRAIGVPGALRLLEAVQGEHGQKSWRELFDPAVRIADDGFDISDRLAGAIADEAKNFANDADLRGYLLEPDGAPKKAGTKLVNPAYAKTLGAVASEGAKAFYTGAIAASIVDSVRDTTGGRTAGTMTLEDLANYQVQVREAVCTPYRDRELCGMPAPSSGGITVAQALGILNSFDLTDLGPAAQRGSDPGPDGGVPTAKAIHLISEAERLAYADRDKYIADPAFVPLPGGSPAAMVDPAYLQGRAKLIDPNKSMGTARAGDLPTATPGVTTTPEHGTSHITVLDKYGNVASMTTTIESAFGSYHMTNGFLLNNQLTDFSAEPVDSTGAPVANRVEANKRPRSSMSPTLLFARGSDGRRGEVLGALGSPGGAVIIQYVIKTIIGLTDWKLNPQQAVSMANFGAANSPKTNLGTEHPAVSSAEGAKVADELRALGHQLNMVPQVSGLSAIVKQDGVYAGGVDPRREGIVLGGG
- a CDS encoding DUF6928 family protein, whose protein sequence is MGAKCMFVVASSGDPSSRLRDLPAIDVAASNSLATAILGTRTWGRKRRAYRTGNLAEDANPHDETGIGVFGELVIVSGDETASWIEQDVPAWGGALLEAGDVDAFVLHSVVTMGGFAFWRNSTPIRAFAGAEGEAIIDQGSRLPFERDLDVAEHGYEWIAENALLDRLGFSYEGPPSTDGFDPATVPLLMYR
- a CDS encoding DUF6928 family protein, producing MGMKCTFLVASMADPATRLKDLPQLDVAASDTLATEILGKRTWGRSRRAHRSGDLASDVHLDVDEIAIGAFGDITIVAYQGACEWIEGNPPAWGRALIAEHEIDVFALQSTVNMGAFAFWRDARLTRAYAGGDGEVFVDDGAVLPFEHEAAPDDGDFGRVTELAMLDRLGYWYEGPRPPNAIDPATVPLLVYR
- a CDS encoding SLC13 family permease; protein product: MNVTEVVAQVAPVLIFLLAITVVAEIAETAGVFDAAGALAARLGRGRVVLMWLWVVAAACLATITLSLDTTAVLVTPVVLAMAKRLGIAPLPFAMTTVWLANTASLLLPVSNLTNLLAVYHLSGGVRAYLALSWRPALVAMAVTVLVLWLLHRRELRGRYESPARTAPGDPVLFRIAAGVCLALGPVFALGVPPAVAAVIAAAILLAALAIRAPDRLRSIEVPWRMVLILAAVFAAVQVALAAGLETVLRGVAGAGTEPGELLRLAGVGALTANAVNNLPAYLALEPAAAAEPLRLMALLIGVGVAPVVTLWASLATLLWRQRCDRAGVHVSARRFAAEGLVLAVPATVIAVLVL
- the uvrC gene encoding excinuclease ABC subunit UvrC — protein: MADPQSYRPAPGTIPTQPGVYKFRDKHGRVIYVGKAKSLRSRLNSYFADVYGLHPRTYQMVTTAASVEWTVVNTEVEALQLEYNWIKEFDPQFNVRYRDDKTYPMLAVTLNEEYPRLYVYRGPRRKGVRYFGPYSHAWAIRETLDLLLRVFPARTCSAGVFKRHNQMGRPCLLGYIDKCSAPCIGRVTAAEHRQIVDDFCDFLAGKTDNLIKQLENDMLAASEELDFERAARLRDDVSALRKAVEKQAVVLGDGTDADVIAFSADELEAAVQIFHVRGGRVRGQRGWVVEKPGDAEQNEHAELVEQFLTQFYGEEAERAKQSGDTAANPVPREVLVPVLPDDADELQDWLSELRGSRVSLRIPQRGDKRTLMETVERNAAEALHQHKLKRSGDLTARSAALQGLQGALDLDEAPLRIECVDISHIQGSDVVASLVVFEDGLAKKSDYRHYAIKEAAGDGHSDDVASIAEVTRRRFLRHRADAHQEAGDSGAGVAASDNGGDLAASDNGGDLAPEAAIDPQTGRPRRFAYPPNLYVVDGGPPQAAAAQAVLDDLGVTDVAVVGLAKRLEEVWVPGEDDPVILPRSSDALFLLQRVRDEAHRFAIGFHRTKRSKRMTSSALDSIPGLGDTRKAALIRHFGSVAKLRAASLEEIVEVPGIGLTTARTVLDALRVADGA